One window of the Hippoglossus hippoglossus isolate fHipHip1 chromosome 9, fHipHip1.pri, whole genome shotgun sequence genome contains the following:
- the vamp5 gene encoding vesicle-associated membrane protein 5, translating into MANGTNQLQQAQDEVEEVKVIMLDNLNKAEERSDKLGELEDRADVLLEGSKKFEKTSHQVKQKERWQNKKMKFVFIGIGVVAGLVIIGLIIFAIAG; encoded by the exons ATG GCAAATGGGACgaaccagctgcagcaggcccaggacgaggtggaggaggtgaaggtcATCATGCTGGATAACCTGAACAAGGCTGAAGAGCGATCTGACAAACTGGGTGAACTGGAGGATAGGGCTGATGTGCTGCTGGAAGGG agtaaaaagtttgaaaagaCCAGCCATCAGGTGAAGCAAAAGGAAAGATGGCAGAACAAGAAGATGAAATTTGTGTTTATTGGCATAGGAGTGGTAGCAGGACTTGTCATTATCGGACTTATAATCTTTGCTATTGCTGGATAG